One part of the Accipiter gentilis unplaced genomic scaffold, bAccGen1.1, whole genome shotgun sequence genome encodes these proteins:
- the LOC126037092 gene encoding electroneutral sodium bicarbonate exchanger 1-like → MRGFPAARALPLCPDALFLQKCQYLRGEFQGPACGRDGPYTPDVFFWCCILFFATFALSSFLKKFKTSRYFPTRVRSTVSDFAVFLTIVIMVLLDFVVGIPSPKLQVPHAFKPTRDDRGWFINPIGPNPWWTVLAALVPALLCTILIFMDQQISAVIVNRKEHKLKKGCGYHLDLFVVAVMLGVCSVMGLPWFVAATVLSITHVNSLKVESDCSAPGEQPKFLGIREQRVTGLLIFVLMGCSVFFTSVLKFIPMPVLYGVFLYMGVSSLRRIQFFDRLKLFWMPAKHQPDFIYLRHVPLRKVHFFTAIQLTCLVLLWTIKVSRAAIIFPMMVLALVFVRKAMDFCFSKRELSFLDDLMPERKKKLDDARNEAGEEEED, encoded by the exons atgcgaggtttccctgccgcacgtgcactgcctttgtgtcctgacgctctgtttctccagaaatgtcagtatttgcgtggggagtttcaaggacctgcctgtggacgcgacggcccctacacccctgatgtattcttctggtgctgcatcctcttcttcgccacctttgccctgtcaagcttcttgaagaagtttaaaaccagccgctactttccaaccaga gtacggtccacagtgagcgactttgctgttttcctcaccatcgtcatcatggtgctccttgactttgtggttgggatcccatcgccgaagctccaggtcccccatgcgttcaag cctaccagagacgatcgcgggtggttcatcaaccccataggacccaacccttggtggacggtgttggctgcgctcgtcccagctctgctctgcaccatcttgatattcatggaccagcagatcagtgccgttattgtgaacaggaaggagcacaagctgaag aaaggatgcgggtaccacctggacctttttgtggtggccgtgatgctcggggtgtgctctgtgatggggctgccctggtttgtggctgcgaccgtcctgtccatcacccacgtgaatagcctcaaagtagagtctgactgctcagctccaggagaacaacccaagtttctggggatacgagagcagagagtcactggcttgctgatctttgtgctcatgggctgctctgtcttcttcacttccgtgttaaa gtttataccaatgcctgtgctttatggcgtctttctctacatgggtgtgtcatcgctcagaagaattcag ttctttgatcgcttgaagctgttttggatgccagcgaaacaccagccggatttcatctacctgcggcacgtgcccttgcgaaaggtgcatttcttcacggcgatccagctgacctgcctcgtcctgctctggaccatcaaggtgtcccgtgccgccatcatctttcccatgatg gttttggctctcgtatttgtccggaaagcgatggatttctgcttctcaaagcgagagctcagctttctggatgaccttatgccagaaaggaagaagaagttggacgatgccagaaatgaagctggagaagaagaagag gactga